Proteins from a single region of Pseudodesulfovibrio portus:
- a CDS encoding PaaI family thioesterase gives MNADGVKALLGEKNAFGRLVGVEVVEVAPGSAVCRMEVRDEHRNPFGTVNAGAIYTLAETAFGAAANSRGNVALAVNLSIAYLNPATGGVLTATAEELSAGGHMATYAVKVIDGAGQLIADVQAMGYRMKKSLEDL, from the coding sequence ATGAACGCTGACGGCGTGAAAGCATTGCTCGGGGAAAAGAACGCCTTCGGGCGGCTGGTCGGGGTGGAGGTCGTGGAGGTCGCGCCCGGGTCGGCCGTCTGCCGGATGGAAGTCCGGGACGAGCACAGAAATCCATTCGGGACCGTCAATGCCGGGGCCATCTATACCCTGGCCGAGACCGCCTTCGGGGCCGCCGCCAACAGCCGCGGAAACGTGGCCCTGGCCGTGAACCTGTCCATCGCCTATCTCAATCCCGCCACAGGCGGCGTGCTCACCGCCACCGCAGAGGAGCTGTCCGCCGGAGGGCACATGGCGACCTATGCCGTGAAAGTCATTGACGGGGCCGGGCAGCTCATTGCCGACGTGCAGGCCATGGGCTACCGGATGAAAAAGTCCCTGGAGGACCTCTAG
- the mltG gene encoding endolytic transglycosylase MltG, with amino-acid sequence MAGKRTILITLLALALLAGIGVGGYHWHKAWQEEQFLTVPPETPGNDVIFRVEPGQIFTTIARNLKDRGVITDARRFLKLARRTGRDASIRAGEFLLSTGWVPEKVLSELTTSAGIMKKVSVREGLTWWQTAREIDEAGLGSYAAFAQAVTDPELLDRYGIEAGDAEGYLFPETYLLTPPRGDRSRYMAETMIKEFIKNATKVWPEGLPGFKELHRAVILASLIEKETGDVTERARISGVFHNRLRKRMLIQCDPTIIYGLGPEFDGNIRKNHLLDKANPYNTYVHRGLPPGPICSPGLDALMAAVHPEKHAFLYFVAMGDGSHHFSKTLAEHNEAVAKYQLRRNRKTYRSTKQ; translated from the coding sequence ATGGCTGGAAAGCGGACAATCCTGATCACACTCCTTGCGCTGGCCCTGCTGGCGGGCATCGGCGTGGGCGGCTACCACTGGCACAAGGCGTGGCAGGAGGAGCAGTTCCTGACGGTGCCGCCCGAGACGCCGGGCAATGACGTGATCTTCCGGGTGGAGCCGGGCCAGATCTTCACCACCATCGCCCGCAACCTCAAGGACCGGGGCGTCATCACCGACGCCCGCCGCTTCCTCAAGCTGGCCCGGCGCACGGGCAGGGACGCGTCCATCCGCGCCGGGGAGTTCCTGCTCTCAACCGGCTGGGTGCCGGAAAAGGTGCTGAGCGAGCTGACCACCTCGGCAGGCATCATGAAAAAGGTGTCCGTCCGCGAGGGCCTGACCTGGTGGCAGACCGCCCGCGAGATCGACGAGGCCGGACTCGGCTCATACGCCGCCTTTGCCCAGGCCGTGACCGACCCGGAACTGCTGGACCGCTACGGCATCGAGGCCGGGGACGCCGAGGGCTACCTCTTTCCCGAGACCTACCTGCTCACCCCGCCGCGCGGCGACCGGTCCCGATACATGGCCGAGACCATGATCAAGGAATTCATCAAGAACGCGACCAAGGTCTGGCCCGAGGGGCTGCCCGGATTCAAGGAGCTGCACCGCGCCGTGATCCTGGCCTCCCTCATCGAGAAGGAGACCGGCGACGTGACCGAACGGGCGCGGATATCCGGCGTGTTCCACAACCGGCTCAGGAAGCGGATGCTCATCCAGTGCGACCCGACCATCATCTACGGACTGGGACCGGAGTTCGACGGCAACATCAGGAAGAACCACCTCCTGGACAAGGCCAACCCGTACAACACCTACGTCCATCGCGGCCTGCCGCCCGGCCCCATCTGCTCGCCCGGCCTGGACGCGCTCATGGCCGCCGTGCACCCTGAAAAGCACGCTTTCCTCTACTTCGTGGCCATGGGCGACGGCTCCCACCATTTCAGCAAAACACTCGCCGAGCACAACGAGGCGGTCGCCAAGTATCAACTCAGGCGCAACCGAAAGACCTACAGGTCCACCAAGCAGTAG
- a CDS encoding ubiquitin family protein, whose translation MITVKLEPDGKVIEMSDTRSVHAVLNKLQLRSTMAIVVRDGELLTPDRMLKNGDALMVRKVTSAG comes from the coding sequence ATGATTACCGTCAAACTGGAACCGGACGGAAAGGTCATCGAGATGTCCGACACGCGCTCGGTGCACGCTGTGCTCAACAAATTGCAGCTCCGTTCCACCATGGCCATCGTCGTCCGTGACGGCGAACTGCTCACCCCGGACCGCATGCTGAAAAACGGCGACGCGCTCATGGTCCGCAAAGTCACCTCGGCAGGCTAG
- a CDS encoding FAD-binding and (Fe-S)-binding domain-containing protein has protein sequence MAQLGPHISISDEQLITRAFGVVDMERFQNWPDKVKKLASNLAAELFLVRYNPFIDPEMVKKAVERRLNMSKPMLDREFAKILEKGIELFWERHDRELAFRDAIIDRLRAFMPEDAIGHEPHSRVESATDATDLRMELPMLVLFPETEAQIQSVVRLANEMDFGIIPRGGGTGATGGAIPAQARCVILSLSRFKKIIDIDPDERTLTTQSGVITLNAIQAAAKKGLLFTVDPASKAGSSLGGNIAENAGGPFAFEYGTTIDNILSYRMVRPDGSLITVTRRDHPRHKIYEFDEAIFDITDEQGAHIDTVTLKGDEIRGKGLGKDVSNKYLGGLPGVQKEGTDGIITTCSFVCYPQLAHSRVLCLEFFGRNMRNAMLVIKDIVGMRNTIREEGDLVKISALEEFGPKYVQAIEYQTKSTQYEGDPISVIIVQLDSNDKEALDGATQTVLAIAKPYDGVDIFAARDEKEAELFWEDRHKLSAIARRTSGFKINEDVVIPMQVIPDFSEFLEDLNLIYLAKIYDKTLDKVMDLEGVNEHDEDVREARRRIGDILSGKVASTDFSDTEQEAQCRFLFLKLRDTYPKLDREIKALWQEMQLKRIVIANHMHAGDGNCHVNLPVNSNDAEMLASAHEAADTVMARVLEIGGQVTGEHGIGITKIAFLSEEKIEALKAYRRKVDPNGIFNPGKLTSRQLPSKPFTFSFNRLIQDLNATALKDKEALMGLLRNIQTCTRCGKCKQVCPMYHPAKGLMYHPRNKNIALGALIEGIYYSQVQTGEPAHELMAELRDLMDHCTACGKCQAACPVKIDSAGAALSMRSFLDSKGKSGHPIKQIVLRNLAKDPAATLPIAAKVLSVGQSLQDKTIGMIPARWLSRIESPVVKHRSPSIDFRNLAQSLELEKGSIFKSPGADRDDTVLYFPGCGASLFSRSIGKASVYLLLKAGVNVVLPDHHMCCGYPLLASGCEEAYKTNRHRNVQAFLDLLVKTGKAGLKATTLLTACGTCRESLETYDFSSELADPLKHLDVVQFLMERLPAMRGAEPVLYHAACHTEWTGVAKLKAPEMYRTALAKLTAAEVDLSPGCCGESGLGAMTSPAIYNRLRDRKKEQLAEDLGADRHKPVVVGCPSCKVGIKRSMLQMKRHNRVIHAVEYLAETVGGKRWKRELKELLKNAERKGA, from the coding sequence ATGGCCCAACTCGGTCCCCATATTTCCATATCGGACGAACAGCTCATCACCCGCGCCTTCGGCGTGGTGGACATGGAGCGCTTCCAGAACTGGCCGGACAAAGTGAAGAAACTCGCCTCCAACCTGGCGGCGGAACTCTTTCTTGTCCGATACAATCCCTTCATTGATCCCGAAATGGTCAAAAAGGCCGTGGAACGGCGGCTGAACATGTCCAAGCCCATGCTGGACCGCGAATTCGCCAAAATCCTGGAAAAAGGCATCGAGCTGTTCTGGGAACGCCACGACCGCGAGCTCGCCTTCCGCGACGCCATCATCGACAGGCTGCGCGCCTTCATGCCCGAAGACGCCATCGGCCACGAACCGCACAGCCGCGTGGAGTCCGCCACGGACGCCACCGACCTGCGCATGGAACTGCCCATGCTCGTGCTCTTCCCCGAGACCGAAGCGCAGATCCAGTCCGTTGTCCGGCTGGCCAACGAGATGGACTTCGGCATCATCCCGCGCGGCGGCGGCACCGGCGCAACGGGCGGAGCCATCCCGGCCCAGGCGCGGTGCGTCATCCTGTCGCTCTCCCGGTTCAAGAAGATCATCGACATCGACCCTGACGAGCGCACCCTGACCACGCAGTCCGGCGTGATCACATTAAACGCCATCCAGGCCGCGGCCAAAAAGGGGTTGCTCTTCACCGTGGACCCGGCCTCCAAGGCGGGATCGAGCCTGGGCGGCAACATCGCCGAAAACGCGGGCGGCCCCTTCGCCTTCGAGTACGGCACCACCATCGACAACATCCTGTCCTACCGCATGGTCCGGCCCGACGGCTCGCTCATCACCGTGACCCGCCGGGACCACCCGCGCCACAAGATTTACGAGTTCGACGAGGCGATCTTCGACATCACCGACGAACAGGGCGCGCACATCGACACCGTGACCCTCAAGGGCGACGAGATCCGGGGCAAGGGCCTGGGCAAAGACGTGTCCAACAAGTACCTGGGCGGCCTGCCCGGCGTGCAGAAGGAAGGCACGGACGGCATCATCACCACCTGCTCCTTCGTCTGCTACCCGCAGCTCGCACACTCCCGCGTGCTCTGTCTGGAATTCTTCGGCCGCAACATGCGCAACGCCATGCTCGTCATCAAGGATATCGTCGGCATGCGCAACACCATCCGCGAGGAAGGCGACCTGGTCAAGATTTCGGCCCTGGAGGAATTCGGCCCCAAGTACGTGCAGGCCATCGAGTACCAGACCAAGTCCACCCAGTACGAGGGCGACCCCATTTCGGTGATCATCGTCCAGCTCGACTCCAACGACAAGGAGGCCCTGGACGGGGCCACCCAGACCGTGCTCGCCATCGCCAAGCCCTATGACGGCGTGGACATCTTCGCGGCCCGGGACGAAAAGGAGGCCGAACTGTTCTGGGAGGACCGGCACAAGCTGTCCGCCATCGCCCGGCGCACCTCCGGCTTCAAGATCAACGAGGACGTTGTCATCCCCATGCAGGTCATCCCGGACTTTTCCGAGTTCCTGGAGGACCTGAACCTCATCTACCTGGCCAAGATATACGACAAGACCCTGGACAAGGTCATGGACCTGGAAGGCGTCAACGAGCACGACGAGGACGTCAGGGAAGCGCGCAGGCGCATCGGCGACATCCTGTCGGGCAAGGTTGCGTCCACCGATTTTTCCGACACCGAACAGGAGGCGCAATGCCGGTTCCTGTTCCTCAAGCTGCGCGACACCTATCCCAAGCTCGACCGCGAGATAAAGGCGCTGTGGCAGGAGATGCAGTTAAAGCGCATCGTCATCGCCAACCACATGCACGCGGGCGACGGCAACTGCCACGTCAACCTGCCGGTCAACTCCAACGACGCGGAAATGCTCGCCTCGGCCCACGAGGCCGCCGACACGGTCATGGCCCGCGTGCTGGAGATCGGCGGGCAGGTGACCGGAGAGCACGGCATCGGCATCACCAAGATCGCCTTCCTGTCCGAGGAAAAGATCGAGGCGCTCAAGGCCTACCGCAGGAAGGTGGACCCCAACGGGATATTCAACCCCGGCAAGCTGACCTCGCGCCAACTGCCGAGCAAGCCGTTCACCTTCTCCTTCAACCGGCTCATTCAGGACCTGAACGCCACGGCCCTCAAGGACAAGGAAGCCCTCATGGGGCTGCTCAGGAATATCCAGACCTGCACCCGCTGCGGCAAGTGCAAGCAGGTCTGCCCCATGTACCACCCGGCCAAGGGGCTGATGTACCACCCGCGCAACAAGAACATCGCGCTCGGCGCGCTCATCGAGGGCATCTACTATTCGCAGGTCCAGACCGGCGAGCCCGCCCATGAACTGATGGCCGAGCTGCGCGACCTCATGGACCACTGCACGGCCTGCGGCAAATGCCAGGCCGCCTGCCCGGTGAAGATCGACTCCGCCGGGGCCGCCCTGTCCATGCGCTCCTTCCTAGACTCCAAGGGCAAGTCCGGCCACCCCATCAAGCAGATCGTGCTGCGGAACCTGGCCAAGGACCCGGCCGCCACCCTGCCCATTGCGGCCAAGGTGCTGTCCGTGGGGCAATCCCTCCAGGACAAGACCATCGGCATGATCCCGGCCCGCTGGCTGTCCCGGATCGAATCGCCCGTGGTCAAGCACCGCAGCCCGTCCATCGACTTCCGCAACCTCGCCCAGAGCCTGGAACTGGAAAAGGGCTCCATCTTCAAGTCCCCGGGCGCGGACCGCGACGACACCGTGCTCTACTTCCCGGGGTGCGGCGCGTCGCTCTTCTCCCGGTCCATCGGCAAGGCCTCGGTCTACCTGCTGCTCAAGGCGGGCGTGAACGTGGTCCTGCCCGACCACCACATGTGCTGCGGCTACCCGCTGCTGGCGAGCGGCTGCGAGGAAGCCTACAAGACCAACCGCCACCGCAACGTCCAGGCCTTCCTGGACCTGCTGGTCAAGACCGGCAAGGCCGGTCTCAAGGCCACCACCCTGCTCACGGCCTGCGGCACCTGCCGCGAGTCCCTGGAGACCTACGACTTCTCCTCGGAACTGGCCGACCCGCTCAAGCACCTCGACGTGGTCCAGTTCCTCATGGAACGACTGCCCGCCATGCGCGGGGCCGAGCCCGTGCTCTACCACGCGGCCTGCCACACGGAGTGGACCGGCGTGGCCAAGTTGAAGGCCCCGGAAATGTACCGGACCGCACTGGCCAAACTGACCGCCGCCGAGGTGGACCTCTCCCCCGGCTGCTGCGGCGAATCCGGCCTCGGGGCCATGACCAGCCCGGCCATCTACAACAGGCTGCGCGACCGCAAGAAGGAACAGCTCGCCGAGGACCTGGGCGCCGACAGGCACAAGCCCGTGGTGGTCGGCTGCCCGTCCTGCAAGGTGGGCATCAAGCGTTCCATGCTGCAGATGAAACGGCACAACCGGGTCATCCACGCCGTGGAATACCTGGCCGAAACCGTGGGCGGCAAACGGTGGAAGCGCGAGCTCAAGGAATTGCTCAAAAACGCCGAGAGGAAAGGGGCGTAA
- a CDS encoding adenine nucleotide alpha hydrolase family protein has product MKCIRCKAPAHVALPSHHSGFCKDCYPLFFTKQVETAIRREKMFTFDDRVLVALSGGKDSLALMLELHLQGYDVTGLHIDLGIPDSSEKARKKVENFCDLHGLTLEVFEMAKWGLPIPDVKAHVKRPVCAVCGKMKRHHFNRIAVEGGFDVLATGHNLDDEVARLFANTLRWDTAYLSDQGPVLPAAEGFVRKVKPLFRLSEFETANYAFMKGIEIHSDPCPYASGASFTGHKELWGELEHRSPGQKFQFYQSFLKTGKPAFAAMEKETGATLAPCAECGSPTSAETCSVCRIKAAVRESKAKDAG; this is encoded by the coding sequence ATGAAATGCATACGCTGCAAAGCGCCCGCCCACGTCGCCCTGCCCAGTCATCACTCCGGGTTCTGCAAGGATTGTTACCCGCTCTTCTTTACCAAGCAGGTGGAAACCGCCATCCGCCGCGAGAAGATGTTCACCTTTGACGACCGCGTCCTGGTCGCCCTGTCCGGCGGCAAGGATTCCCTGGCGCTGATGCTCGAGCTGCATCTGCAGGGTTACGACGTCACCGGCCTGCACATCGACCTCGGCATCCCCGACTCGTCCGAGAAGGCCCGCAAAAAGGTGGAAAACTTCTGCGACCTGCACGGCCTCACCCTCGAAGTCTTCGAGATGGCCAAATGGGGGTTGCCCATCCCGGACGTGAAGGCGCACGTCAAGCGCCCGGTCTGCGCCGTCTGCGGCAAGATGAAGCGCCACCACTTCAACCGCATCGCCGTGGAGGGCGGCTTCGACGTCCTGGCCACCGGCCACAACCTGGACGACGAGGTGGCCCGGCTGTTTGCCAACACCCTGCGTTGGGACACGGCGTACCTGTCCGATCAGGGGCCGGTCCTGCCCGCCGCCGAGGGGTTCGTGCGCAAGGTCAAGCCGCTGTTTCGCCTGAGCGAGTTCGAGACCGCCAACTACGCCTTCATGAAGGGCATCGAGATTCATTCCGATCCGTGCCCCTATGCCTCGGGCGCGAGCTTCACCGGCCACAAGGAACTGTGGGGCGAGCTTGAGCACCGCAGCCCCGGCCAGAAATTCCAATTCTATCAGTCGTTTCTCAAGACGGGGAAACCCGCCTTCGCCGCCATGGAGAAGGAGACCGGGGCCACGCTCGCGCCGTGCGCCGAGTGCGGTTCTCCCACCAGCGCCGAGACCTGCTCGGTCTGCCGCATCAAGGCGGCGGTCCGGGAAAGCAAGGCCAAGGACGCCGGGTAA
- the ruvX gene encoding Holliday junction resolvase RuvX: MRALGIDFGLKRVGLAVCDPTGTLVSPLTTLTRTTRDALFDELIEIIQNESIETVVVGLPLSLEGDDTLTTRQARNFAESLARRTDVPVRLMDERLTSAEAEEELNAAGLRGKKKKMALDSQAAVIILRSWLESGQS, translated from the coding sequence GTGCGCGCCCTCGGCATCGACTTCGGCCTCAAGCGCGTGGGCCTGGCGGTCTGCGACCCCACGGGCACGCTGGTCTCGCCGCTGACCACCCTCACGCGCACGACCCGCGACGCACTCTTTGACGAACTCATCGAAATCATTCAGAATGAATCCATCGAAACCGTGGTGGTAGGACTGCCGCTCTCCCTTGAGGGCGACGACACCCTGACCACGCGGCAGGCCCGGAATTTCGCCGAATCGCTCGCCCGCAGGACAGACGTCCCCGTCCGGCTCATGGACGAGCGGCTGACCTCGGCGGAGGCCGAAGAGGAACTCAATGCCGCCGGACTGCGCGGCAAAAAGAAAAAGATGGCCCTGGACAGCCAGGCCGCCGTCATCATCCTGAGATCATGGCTGGAAAGCGGACAATCCTGA
- a CDS encoding Ppx/GppA phosphatase family protein, with product MIKRITILAGCIACLLFAAIGQAQDATVVRRAAFDVGSAAIKCTVADVDIASGRVVEIIETLSEKIDFAEDLDRSYDSNLSAAIMDKGIDALIRIKRQADELKAMEYSAAGGSVFRQARNGRAYFVRIEDETGIQSRVISEQQAAMLSFHAAQQALGTASRELLVWDIGGGSMQMTARRTDGGLLFYLDSMASVTFKNAVIEIIQKKNPDTTTTPNPVSSREVNQALAYIKAHAMVAVPTVLKAKIRSGNMLVAGIGGVHYYSIPEVMGDRKPSFTREEVEATLKKWTGRPDEDFDSEYAATRFTNLILVLGYMDALGITEVHPLKINQAHGLLTTREFW from the coding sequence TTGATAAAACGCATCACGATCCTCGCGGGCTGCATCGCCTGCCTCTTGTTTGCCGCCATCGGCCAGGCCCAGGACGCCACGGTGGTTCGGCGGGCTGCATTTGACGTCGGTTCCGCAGCCATCAAGTGCACGGTGGCCGATGTGGACATCGCCTCGGGCCGGGTGGTCGAAATCATCGAGACCCTGTCCGAAAAGATCGATTTCGCCGAGGACCTCGACCGCTCGTACGACTCCAATCTGAGTGCGGCCATCATGGACAAGGGCATAGACGCCCTGATCCGGATCAAGCGGCAAGCGGACGAATTGAAGGCCATGGAATATTCGGCCGCCGGAGGGTCCGTATTCCGCCAGGCCAGAAACGGCCGGGCATATTTCGTGCGCATCGAGGATGAAACCGGCATCCAGAGCCGGGTCATATCCGAACAGCAGGCGGCCATGCTGAGCTTCCATGCCGCGCAGCAGGCCCTCGGGACCGCCTCACGGGAACTGCTGGTCTGGGACATCGGCGGCGGCAGCATGCAGATGACCGCCCGGAGGACCGACGGCGGCCTGCTCTTCTATCTCGACTCCATGGCCTCGGTCACCTTCAAGAACGCGGTCATCGAGATCATCCAGAAAAAGAACCCGGACACCACGACCACGCCCAACCCGGTCAGCTCCCGGGAAGTCAACCAGGCCCTGGCCTACATCAAGGCCCACGCCATGGTGGCCGTCCCCACCGTGCTCAAGGCGAAAATCCGCAGCGGCAACATGCTCGTGGCCGGCATCGGCGGAGTCCATTACTACTCCATCCCCGAAGTCATGGGCGACCGCAAACCCTCCTTCACCCGCGAAGAAGTGGAAGCGACACTGAAAAAATGGACCGGAAGGCCGGACGAGGATTTCGACAGCGAATATGCAGCCACCCGGTTCACCAACCTGATCCTGGTCCTCGGCTACATGGATGCCCTGGGCATCACCGAAGTGCATCCCCTCAAGATCAACCAGGCCCACGGCCTCCTGACCACGCGGGAATTCTGGTAG
- the lepB gene encoding signal peptidase I: MSEPSPDTVESRPVKPRKPWLAGLSSLLATGVGQVYNGQWRKGVGFLAAELVFGLLMIPFFKDFTSMLILLAFLLGFNLFVAGEAYATARGMRAFVPGRSNRWWIYAAFLAGGLGLGLVFDQVVTGRFYRTYKVPSRSMVPTILVDDHFMVEILGADDPVERGDIVIFRSPIGDERDFVKRVIGLPGETVEIQGQAVFIDGVELDEPYALHAKPGVVPGPDDYGPVIVPEGTCFVLGDNRAESFDSRMFGPVDRKTITGRALYIYFPGNAGGEGWGRRLGMKFE, translated from the coding sequence ATGAGCGAACCGTCCCCCGATACCGTCGAATCCCGTCCCGTGAAACCCCGCAAGCCGTGGCTGGCCGGGCTGTCGTCCCTGCTCGCCACCGGCGTGGGCCAGGTCTACAACGGCCAGTGGAGGAAGGGAGTGGGCTTTTTGGCCGCAGAGCTGGTCTTCGGCCTGCTCATGATCCCGTTTTTCAAGGATTTCACCTCCATGCTCATCCTCCTGGCGTTCCTGCTGGGATTCAACCTGTTCGTGGCGGGCGAGGCCTATGCCACGGCCAGGGGCATGCGGGCCTTTGTCCCGGGGCGGTCCAACCGGTGGTGGATTTATGCGGCCTTTCTGGCGGGCGGGCTGGGCCTCGGCCTGGTGTTCGACCAGGTGGTCACGGGACGGTTCTACCGGACCTACAAGGTCCCGTCCCGATCCATGGTCCCGACAATTCTGGTGGACGACCATTTCATGGTCGAGATTCTGGGCGCGGACGATCCCGTGGAGCGCGGGGATATCGTCATTTTCCGTTCCCCGATCGGGGATGAGCGGGATTTCGTGAAGCGGGTGATCGGCCTGCCGGGCGAGACCGTAGAGATTCAGGGGCAGGCGGTGTTCATCGACGGGGTGGAGCTGGACGAGCCCTACGCCCTGCACGCCAAGCCGGGCGTTGTTCCCGGACCGGACGATTACGGGCCGGTCATCGTGCCGGAGGGGACCTGTTTCGTGCTTGGGGACAATCGGGCGGAGAGCTTCGATTCCCGCATGTTCGGGCCGGTGGACAGGAAGACGATCACGGGCCGCGCCCTGTATATCTATTTCCCCGGCAATGCTGGCGGCGAAGGGTGGGGCCGCCGGCTGGGCATGAAGTTCGAGTAG
- a CDS encoding glycosyltransferase family 2 protein → MAAPRVSVTMPCYNCGDTVGRALDSLLAQTLADFEVVAVDDGSTDDTGAVLAEYARRDRRVRTFAVNHGGVIAAANAAIDAARGAYIARMDADDESLPGRLAAQARLLDDNPDIGLAGCRVRFGGCRENCAGYAHYVDWTNTLLTPDAISLNRFVEFPVPNPSIMFRRDCLEAHGSYRDGDYPEDYELLLRWSEAGVRMAKADAELLVWNDPPDRLSRTHPRYDVDAFYRIKTEYLARWLADNNPHHPTVHILGSGRTTRKRADMLLAHGVEFAAYYDVDPRKIGHVVNGVEVRDRADVPEPGGAFCVPYVASRGAREDIAGFLEGRGYVLGRDYIPAA, encoded by the coding sequence ATGGCCGCGCCCCGCGTTTCCGTGACCATGCCCTGCTACAACTGCGGGGACACCGTGGGCAGGGCGCTCGATTCCCTGCTGGCGCAGACCCTTGCGGATTTCGAGGTGGTGGCCGTGGACGACGGCTCCACGGACGACACCGGGGCGGTCCTGGCGGAATACGCCCGCCGGGACCGCCGCGTCCGTACCTTCGCCGTCAACCACGGAGGCGTGATCGCGGCGGCCAACGCGGCCATCGACGCGGCGCGGGGCGCCTACATAGCCCGTATGGACGCGGACGACGAATCCCTGCCCGGGCGGCTGGCGGCCCAGGCCCGGCTTCTGGACGACAACCCGGACATCGGCCTGGCCGGCTGCCGGGTGCGTTTCGGCGGTTGCCGGGAGAACTGCGCCGGGTACGCCCACTACGTGGACTGGACCAACACGCTCCTGACCCCGGACGCCATCAGCCTGAACCGGTTCGTGGAATTTCCGGTGCCCAACCCGTCCATCATGTTCCGGCGCGACTGTCTGGAGGCGCACGGCTCCTATCGGGACGGCGATTATCCCGAGGACTACGAGCTGCTCCTGCGCTGGTCGGAGGCAGGGGTGCGCATGGCCAAGGCGGACGCGGAGCTGCTCGTCTGGAACGATCCGCCCGACCGGCTGTCCCGCACCCATCCGCGCTACGACGTGGACGCCTTCTACCGCATCAAGACCGAGTACCTGGCCCGCTGGCTGGCCGACAACAACCCGCACCATCCCACCGTGCACATCCTCGGCTCGGGCCGCACCACGCGCAAGCGCGCGGACATGCTCCTGGCGCACGGCGTCGAGTTCGCGGCCTATTACGACGTGGACCCGCGCAAGATCGGGCATGTGGTCAACGGGGTGGAGGTCCGGGACCGCGCCGATGTGCCGGAGCCGGGCGGGGCGTTCTGCGTCCCCTACGTGGCCAGCCGCGGGGCGCGCGAGGATATCGCCGGGTTCCTCGAAGGGCGCGGATACGTCCTGGGCCGGGATTATATCCCCGCCGCCTAG
- a CDS encoding response regulator, protein MTQANILVVDDEKHIRMLYREELEAEGYTVATSDGEEDILDVISREKPTIVILDIKLGVNRSGLDLLQEIRTKDQQIPVILSTAYDSFQHDLKSIAADYYVVKSVDLSELKDKVRMALTKAGV, encoded by the coding sequence ATGACTCAAGCGAATATTCTCGTAGTCGACGACGAAAAGCACATACGCATGCTCTACAGGGAAGAGCTGGAAGCCGAGGGATACACGGTGGCCACTTCGGACGGCGAAGAGGACATCCTCGATGTCATCAGCCGGGAGAAACCGACCATCGTCATTCTGGACATCAAGCTCGGGGTCAACCGGTCCGGGCTCGACCTGCTTCAGGAAATCCGTACCAAGGACCAGCAGATTCCGGTCATCCTTTCCACTGCCTACGACTCCTTTCAGCATGATCTGAAATCCATCGCGGCGGACTACTACGTGGTCAAGTCCGTGGACCTGTCCGAACTCAAGGACAAGGTCCGCATGGCCCTTACCAAGGCCGGCGTCTAG